From Halotia branconii CENA392, the proteins below share one genomic window:
- the cas3 gene encoding type I-D CRISPR-associated helicase Cas3' has protein sequence MSESYKITLKPVYSQTVPTPDGVQLPKDWSLSWHQAATLEALRDPNIDVVFNTAMTGDGKSLAAYLEVLQGEFSAIGLYPTNELARDQETQVQGYIAEFQPRDKPRVVRLSGADLEIYAENEGLKKSAAIATLTNQREALLTNPDIFHYLHRGAYIIRGDSPDKLWGRIDKDFDLFIFDEFHVFAAPQIVSVINTMLLIRCTNRRKKFLFLSATPDTNLIRRLEKAGFRCQEIDPLKQNKYQFPDTPEQGQQLQAQGWRHVARTIKLNFIPLEPSFKASETWLKENSDLILAQFQQYPGSKGAIILNSIAAVKRLTKFFREILHLYRLKVGENTGLSGKEEKERSLAADLVIGTSTIDIGVDFKINFLIFESSDAGNFIQRLGRLGRHDEYEKDGQKIKFDNFTAFSLVPNFLVERLFKGDIPPLEVNSICDRPSFHNTITENYRQINDFRGYYRRWGAVQSFRLLYQLSDRTIQQQYAQSREKFQQACEDVFETSLKSLSGRISGWAKDWQAISGKSGNPIAEDAYSFRGSSPLQCGLYDLTEKNEVDRFKTYDLPGILGNLEIEIWTEAAFIRTLKETAERTGQPIAKGRFAHCLAFMKLRDYREERLNWKFTYSGDLQPIADAWKVQVLTGVEIWQPENPWIAGINKSLKKKGLVCYVIRRPVAEVRMRLRLPMHFQIYPISDQYSFHDASTSCAIAFGHSALLLDTLAYTFKSKGDEIWIACFNP, from the coding sequence ATGTCCGAAAGTTACAAAATTACTCTTAAACCCGTTTATTCACAAACCGTCCCCACACCTGACGGAGTGCAGTTACCAAAAGATTGGTCATTATCTTGGCATCAAGCAGCAACATTAGAAGCATTGCGTGACCCTAATATTGATGTAGTTTTTAACACCGCCATGACAGGCGATGGTAAAAGCTTGGCTGCATATTTAGAAGTGCTTCAGGGTGAATTTTCTGCTATTGGGCTTTACCCAACCAACGAACTGGCGCGTGACCAAGAAACACAAGTTCAAGGTTATATTGCAGAATTTCAACCTAGAGATAAACCCCGTGTAGTGCGATTAAGTGGTGCTGATTTAGAAATTTATGCCGAAAATGAAGGATTGAAAAAAAGTGCTGCGATCGCAACTCTCACTAACCAAAGAGAAGCATTATTAACCAACCCAGATATATTTCACTACCTACATCGAGGTGCTTATATAATTCGTGGCGATAGTCCAGATAAACTATGGGGCAGAATTGATAAAGATTTTGACTTATTTATCTTTGATGAATTTCACGTTTTCGCTGCTCCACAAATTGTTAGTGTTATTAACACAATGTTGTTAATTCGCTGTACAAACCGCCGCAAAAAATTTCTGTTTCTCTCAGCTACACCAGATACAAATTTAATTAGGCGATTAGAAAAAGCAGGATTTCGTTGTCAAGAAATTGATCCTCTCAAACAAAATAAATATCAATTTCCCGATACACCAGAACAAGGGCAGCAACTACAAGCACAGGGCTGGCGGCATGTAGCACGGACAATTAAGTTGAATTTTATTCCTTTGGAACCATCGTTCAAGGCTTCGGAAACCTGGCTAAAAGAAAATAGTGATTTGATTTTAGCTCAGTTTCAGCAGTATCCAGGAAGTAAAGGTGCAATCATCCTTAACTCAATTGCAGCAGTTAAACGCCTAACTAAATTTTTCCGGGAAATCCTACACCTTTACAGATTGAAAGTTGGAGAGAATACAGGGCTATCGGGAAAAGAAGAAAAAGAACGAAGTCTTGCTGCTGACTTAGTTATTGGTACTAGCACAATTGATATTGGGGTTGATTTCAAAATTAATTTTCTAATTTTTGAATCATCCGATGCAGGTAACTTTATCCAACGTTTAGGACGCTTAGGAAGGCATGACGAGTATGAGAAAGATGGTCAAAAAATCAAGTTTGATAATTTTACAGCTTTTTCTCTAGTTCCTAACTTTTTGGTTGAGCGATTGTTTAAAGGGGATATTCCACCGTTAGAAGTAAATAGTATTTGCGATCGCCCCTCTTTTCACAATACAATTACCGAGAATTATCGACAAATCAACGATTTCCGTGGTTATTATCGTCGTTGGGGGGCTGTGCAGTCATTTCGGCTATTGTATCAGTTGAGCGATCGCACAATTCAACAACAGTATGCCCAAAGCCGAGAAAAGTTTCAACAAGCTTGTGAGGATGTCTTTGAAACTAGTTTGAAATCTTTAAGTGGACGCATCTCAGGATGGGCAAAAGACTGGCAAGCAATTTCAGGTAAATCTGGGAATCCCATTGCTGAAGATGCTTATAGTTTTCGTGGTTCTAGCCCTCTGCAATGTGGTTTGTATGATTTAACGGAAAAAAATGAGGTAGACAGGTTTAAAACCTACGATTTACCGGGTATTTTAGGCAACTTAGAAATTGAAATATGGACAGAAGCGGCATTTATACGGACACTCAAAGAAACCGCAGAACGCACCGGACAACCCATAGCTAAAGGTAGATTTGCTCACTGTCTAGCGTTTATGAAGTTGCGTGACTACCGCGAGGAACGGCTGAACTGGAAGTTTACCTACTCTGGCGACTTGCAACCAATAGCCGATGCTTGGAAAGTTCAGGTTTTAACTGGTGTGGAAATTTGGCAACCAGAAAACCCGTGGATTGCAGGAATTAACAAAAGTTTGAAAAAAAAGGGTTTGGTATGTTACGTGATTCGCCGTCCAGTTGCCGAGGTGCGGATGAGGCTAAGGCTACCGATGCATTTTCAGATTTACCCAATTAGCGATCAGTATAGCTTTCATGATGCTAGTACAAGCTGTGCGATCGCTTTTGGTCACTCTGCGCTGCTGCTGGATACGCTTGCTTACACGTTTAAAAGCAAAGGAGATGAGATATGGATTGCTTGTTTCAATCCCTAA
- a CDS encoding helix-turn-helix transcriptional regulator yields the protein MSRKGQSITLSISEQDKAELESLALEFGMMWGDRPNISKLIEAIARHQLIIGKNNDWSEERVRALDRAMRLLTDNGQSEQAQTIAQLLLERSELPIPLRTDIESFLGNLPPQWRLEIDRYILRHQPFQLSYQDARHHVWNFTVRYAKVISHEKRQYLDCWCEETEGNFDVEELQHNWSLRLDRIQDAAVIPVAGKWRTGLAQIDVEMHLLGNLGFAYQAKPEDKINEWLPDTQKMKRVVRRVSSTFWFIREVMQYAPDCVIVSPANVQALIQNKIKALYQNYHLDVSS from the coding sequence ATGAGTCGAAAAGGTCAATCTATTACACTGTCGATATCAGAACAGGATAAAGCTGAATTAGAAAGCTTGGCGCTGGAGTTTGGTATGATGTGGGGCGATCGCCCGAATATCTCCAAATTAATAGAAGCGATCGCCCGTCATCAGTTAATTATTGGTAAAAATAACGACTGGTCAGAAGAACGTGTTCGTGCGCTTGACCGTGCAATGCGTTTATTAACTGACAATGGGCAAAGTGAACAAGCACAAACAATAGCACAATTATTACTAGAACGTAGCGAACTACCGATACCTCTGCGAACCGACATCGAAAGTTTTCTAGGAAACTTACCGCCGCAGTGGCGTTTAGAAATAGATCGTTACATTTTACGCCATCAACCGTTTCAACTCAGCTATCAAGATGCAAGACATCACGTCTGGAATTTTACTGTTCGTTATGCCAAAGTTATATCCCACGAAAAGCGTCAATATTTAGATTGTTGGTGTGAGGAAACTGAGGGTAACTTTGATGTGGAAGAATTACAGCACAATTGGAGTTTACGTTTAGATAGGATACAAGATGCTGCTGTTATACCTGTTGCTGGTAAGTGGCGCACAGGGTTAGCACAGATAGACGTAGAAATGCATCTATTGGGTAATTTAGGCTTTGCTTACCAAGCCAAGCCAGAAGATAAAATCAATGAATGGCTACCAGATACACAAAAGATGAAGCGAGTTGTCAGACGTGTTTCTAGTACCTTTTGGTTTATTCGAGAAGTGATGCAATATGCACCAGATTGTGTAATTGTCTCGCCAGCCAATGTACAGGCACTTATCCAAAATAAAATTAAAGCTCTTTATCAAAATTATCATTTAGATGTTTCTTCATAA
- a CDS encoding polysaccharide deacetylase family protein, with protein sequence MTDNNDDNVVSYQKNKNFPFSLALVSLIGFSLLNLEYTEPIVPVLGFHGVVNPKKSDSQLQLGVMHYPQKDLEKLLVNLINDNYWFLTSEDLYVFFLTKSQKIPNEHRNQKPIMISFDDGYRTVHTNLLPLLSKLENKYGKKIKVVLFINPGTLARKGNQDFTHLGCQELREGLKKGFYDIQSHGLNHQDLTTLNRRELINELVQSRTELRKCTQDLDPEQKVASHFAYPYGAYNKQVESYVSKYYLSSYLYNDEIVTYTCFKNYYEIPRLMVNRQKSAKQLLEIARGIFSKQHKEKNKQICQQ encoded by the coding sequence ATGACGGACAACAATGACGATAACGTCGTTAGTTATCAAAAAAATAAAAACTTTCCTTTTAGTTTAGCTTTAGTATCTCTCATTGGTTTTTCTCTTCTTAATTTAGAATATACCGAGCCGATAGTTCCTGTTTTAGGTTTTCATGGAGTTGTTAATCCTAAAAAATCTGATTCTCAATTGCAGTTAGGAGTAATGCATTACCCCCAAAAAGATTTAGAAAAACTTTTAGTTAATTTAATTAATGATAATTATTGGTTTTTGACATCTGAAGATTTATATGTTTTTTTCTTAACTAAATCTCAAAAAATCCCCAATGAACATCGTAATCAAAAACCCATCATGATTTCCTTTGATGATGGTTATAGAACAGTACATACAAACTTACTACCCCTTTTGTCTAAACTCGAAAATAAATATGGCAAGAAAATCAAAGTTGTTTTATTTATCAATCCAGGAACTTTAGCTAGAAAAGGAAATCAAGATTTTACCCACTTAGGCTGTCAGGAATTGAGAGAAGGATTGAAAAAAGGATTTTATGATATTCAATCTCATGGATTAAATCATCAAGATCTGACAACACTCAACCGTCGAGAATTAATTAACGAATTGGTACAATCTAGAACTGAATTAAGGAAATGCACACAAGACTTAGATCCAGAGCAAAAAGTAGCATCTCATTTTGCTTACCCTTATGGAGCTTATAATAAACAGGTAGAATCTTATGTATCTAAATATTATTTATCAAGTTATTTGTATAATGATGAAATAGTCACATATACCTGTTTTAAAAACTATTATGAAATTCCTCGATTAATGGTTAACAGACAAAAATCAGCTAAACAATTACTAGAGATAGCTAGAGGGATTTTTTCCAAACAGCATAAAGAAAAGAATAAACAAATATGCCAACAGTAA
- a CDS encoding glycoside hydrolase 100 family protein: MKNNKNALEAEAWKLLEKSIIYYCGKPIGTVAAQDPQLDTLNYNQCFIRDFVPSALVFLIDGRTEIVRNFLVEILKLQSHEEQIDCFKPGLGLMPASFKVQSNGSEEFLAADFGEEAIARVPPIDSCMWWIILLRAYQKVTGDVELARQPEFQAGIKRILDLCLVHRFAMYPTMLVTDGAFMIDRRMGVYEHPLEIQVLFYATLRTARELLLPNEDSYLSTINGRLGALEYHVRNYYWLDLQRLNEIYRYKDDEFGKEVANKFNIYPQSIPQWLIQWLPETGGYLAGNLGPGRIDFRFFALGNLMAILVSLADEAESQSIMNLFEHRWQDLIGCMPVKICYPAVSGLEWQIITGCDSKNTPWSYHNGGNWPVLLWLFTAAAQKIGRLELAKEAIAVAEKRLLTDQFPEYYDGDHGRLIGREARIYQTWSITGLLAAKQFLANPDYLQLISFNAINDDLGCKL; encoded by the coding sequence GTGAAAAATAATAAAAATGCTCTAGAAGCAGAAGCCTGGAAACTTCTAGAAAAATCCATAATTTACTACTGCGGAAAACCTATTGGTACTGTAGCTGCCCAAGATCCACAGTTAGATACACTCAACTATAATCAGTGTTTTATCCGTGATTTTGTTCCTTCTGCTTTAGTATTTCTCATAGATGGCAGAACAGAGATTGTTCGTAACTTTTTAGTAGAAATCCTCAAATTACAAAGCCATGAAGAGCAGATAGACTGCTTTAAACCTGGATTAGGTTTAATGCCTGCTAGTTTCAAGGTGCAATCCAATGGAAGTGAGGAATTTTTAGCCGCTGATTTTGGTGAAGAAGCGATCGCCCGCGTTCCTCCTATTGATTCTTGTATGTGGTGGATTATCTTGTTGCGTGCCTATCAAAAGGTCACAGGTGATGTGGAACTGGCACGTCAGCCCGAATTTCAAGCAGGAATTAAGCGGATTCTAGACCTTTGTTTGGTACATCGGTTTGCTATGTACCCTACTATGTTAGTTACCGATGGCGCGTTTATGATTGACCGTCGTATGGGAGTCTACGAACATCCGTTAGAAATTCAGGTGTTGTTTTATGCCACTTTAAGAACAGCTCGTGAATTGCTTTTGCCTAATGAAGATAGCTATCTCAGCACTATCAACGGACGATTAGGAGCTTTGGAGTATCATGTCCGCAACTATTATTGGTTAGATTTGCAACGATTAAACGAAATTTATCGCTATAAAGATGATGAGTTTGGCAAAGAAGTTGCTAACAAGTTTAATATCTATCCACAATCAATTCCCCAGTGGTTAATTCAGTGGTTGCCCGAAACTGGAGGTTATTTGGCAGGAAATCTGGGGCCAGGACGAATAGATTTTCGCTTTTTTGCTTTAGGAAATCTCATGGCAATTTTAGTTTCTTTAGCTGATGAAGCTGAATCACAAAGCATCATGAATTTATTTGAGCATCGTTGGCAAGACTTAATTGGTTGTATGCCTGTTAAAATTTGCTATCCTGCTGTCTCAGGTTTAGAGTGGCAAATAATTACCGGATGTGATTCTAAAAACACGCCTTGGTCTTATCACAATGGCGGTAACTGGCCTGTTTTGTTGTGGTTATTCACTGCTGCGGCACAGAAAATAGGTCGTTTAGAACTTGCCAAAGAAGCGATCGCCGTTGCTGAAAAACGTTTACTTACAGATCAATTTCCTGAATACTACGATGGTGATCATGGTCGTCTAATTGGCAGAGAAGCCCGGATTTATCAAACTTGGAGTATTACCGGATTACTAGCAGCAAAACAGTTTTTAGCTAATCCCGATTATTTACAATTAATTAGTTTTAACGCAATTAATGACGATTTAGGTTGTAAACTGTAA
- a CDS encoding D-alanine--D-alanine ligase family protein has product MSVLRILHLVGSADNDFYCNLSRLYAQDCLAAMADQSHYDSQIAYITPDGQWRFPRSLNQEDIDATKPIPLFDAIQFITAQNIDIMLPQMFCISGMTHYRALFDLLNIPYIGNTPDIMAITAQKAKAKAVVEAAGVKVPRGELLYQGDIPTIIPPAIVKPANSDNSLGVVLVKEAAEYDAALKQAFEYADEVIVEAFIELGREVRCGIIVKDGELMGLPLEEYLLEPQEKPIRSHVDKLQQTNDGNLSFAAKDNVKSWIVNPNDPMTQKVQQVAKKCHQVLGCRHYSLFDFRIDPEGQPWFLEAGLYCSFAPKSVISSMAKAVGISLNELLVTAINETLGSEKKILQS; this is encoded by the coding sequence ATGTCAGTACTTCGTATCCTTCATTTAGTTGGGTCTGCCGACAATGATTTTTACTGTAATTTGTCACGCCTTTATGCCCAAGACTGTCTGGCAGCAATGGCAGATCAATCACATTATGACTCTCAAATTGCATACATTACACCTGATGGTCAGTGGCGATTTCCTCGCTCTCTCAATCAAGAAGATATCGATGCCACAAAACCAATTCCTCTATTTGATGCTATACAGTTTATAACAGCACAAAACATTGACATAATGCTACCACAAATGTTTTGTATTTCTGGAATGACTCACTACCGCGCCTTATTCGACCTGCTGAATATCCCTTACATAGGCAATACTCCAGATATTATGGCAATAACAGCCCAAAAAGCTAAAGCCAAAGCAGTTGTCGAAGCAGCAGGGGTGAAAGTGCCGCGTGGAGAACTGCTTTACCAAGGAGACATTCCGACAATTATACCTCCAGCGATCGTCAAACCTGCAAATTCCGATAACTCTTTAGGTGTGGTCTTAGTTAAAGAGGCTGCTGAATATGACGCTGCCTTGAAGCAAGCATTTGAATATGCAGATGAAGTGATTGTAGAAGCATTCATTGAACTCGGTCGAGAAGTTAGATGCGGCATTATTGTCAAAGACGGGGAGTTAATGGGTTTACCGCTTGAAGAGTATCTACTAGAACCCCAGGAAAAACCTATCCGCAGCCATGTTGATAAACTCCAACAAACAAACGATGGTAACTTGTCGTTTGCCGCTAAAGATAATGTCAAGTCTTGGATTGTCAACCCTAATGATCCGATGACCCAAAAAGTTCAGCAAGTGGCTAAGAAGTGTCATCAAGTTTTAGGCTGTCGTCACTACAGTTTATTTGACTTCCGCATTGATCCAGAGGGACAACCTTGGTTTTTAGAAGCAGGATTGTATTGTTCTTTTGCCCCCAAAAGTGTGATTTCTAGTATGGCGAAAGCAGTGGGAATTTCTTTAAATGAGTTGTTAGTGACAGCGATCAATGAAACATTGGGGAGTGAGAAAAAGATATTGCAGAGTTGA
- a CDS encoding SAM-dependent methyltransferase yields the protein MSFKKVLFVLVTGVSITSLGIAGCTTQQRDLEAEVQPPTLTGQTETAQTQTSTPTTQPQERPGDVPYVPTPQPVVDAMLEVAKVGKNDVLYDLGSGDGRIVNTAAQKYGTRGVGIDIDPERVQEANANAQKAGVTDRVQFVQQDLFNTDFSEATVVTLYLLPEINLKLRPKLLRELKPGTRIVSHSFDMGDWKPEKTLTVDGRQVYYWVVPEKVPANLQ from the coding sequence ATGAGTTTCAAAAAAGTTCTGTTTGTATTAGTTACTGGAGTTAGTATTACCAGCTTAGGGATTGCTGGCTGCACAACGCAACAACGCGACTTGGAAGCAGAGGTACAACCACCTACCTTAACTGGTCAGACTGAAACTGCTCAGACCCAAACATCAACTCCTACAACTCAACCCCAAGAACGCCCCGGTGATGTTCCTTATGTACCTACGCCACAGCCTGTAGTGGATGCGATGTTAGAGGTGGCAAAAGTGGGCAAAAATGATGTACTTTACGACCTTGGTAGTGGTGATGGTCGTATTGTCAATACAGCTGCACAAAAGTATGGTACGCGGGGTGTTGGTATAGATATAGATCCAGAACGTGTTCAAGAAGCTAATGCTAATGCTCAAAAGGCAGGCGTAACTGATCGTGTGCAGTTTGTCCAGCAAGATTTGTTTAATACCGACTTTAGCGAAGCTACAGTAGTTACACTCTACTTGCTGCCTGAGATCAACCTCAAACTCCGCCCCAAATTATTGCGCGAACTCAAGCCCGGTACTCGAATTGTCTCTCACTCTTTCGATATGGGTGATTGGAAACCAGAAAAGACTCTAACAGTAGATGGCAGACAAGTTTATTATTGGGTAGTTCCTGAAAAAGTTCCAGCTAATTTGCAATAA
- a CDS encoding APC family permease translates to MSKGENYSLLEELAETEVAAPKASLTLPDAVALIVGIVIGAGIFQTPALVAAQAGSNIAVLLFWIMGGAVSLVGAVCYAELATTYPDVGGVYYYLKRAFGRGIAFLFAWARMTVIQTGSITLLAFVFGDYASQIWRLGTFSPSVYAAIAIALLTTLNIIGLQQGKWTQNLLTLAKVLGLLLVVILGLTAVSNSTAPAPVESASSGTWGLAMVFVLLSYGGWNEAAYISAEIQNRQRNMLRSLLWSIGIITGIYLLINLAYLRGLGLTNMANSEAVAADLMRSLWGEPGAWFISLLIAISTLGAMNATIFTGARTIYALGQDFSLFSFMGRWQQRPSTPTHALMLQGAIALALVFLGTITRKGFETMVDYTAPVFWFFFLLSGISLLVLRKRDPHILRPFRVPFYPITPLLFCAVCGYLLYSSLVYTGVGAVVGVLVVAAGIPLLFWNRYRSRKR, encoded by the coding sequence GTGAGTAAAGGTGAAAACTACAGTTTACTTGAAGAATTAGCAGAAACTGAAGTAGCTGCGCCTAAAGCATCGCTGACCTTACCAGATGCCGTCGCTTTGATTGTCGGTATTGTCATTGGGGCAGGGATTTTTCAAACTCCTGCCCTGGTTGCAGCTCAAGCAGGTAGCAATATTGCTGTACTGCTTTTCTGGATAATGGGTGGTGCTGTGTCTCTGGTGGGAGCAGTGTGCTATGCAGAGTTAGCGACAACCTATCCTGATGTTGGCGGTGTTTACTATTACTTAAAGCGTGCTTTTGGGCGAGGAATCGCCTTTTTATTTGCCTGGGCGCGGATGACAGTAATTCAAACTGGTTCTATAACTCTGTTGGCATTTGTATTTGGTGATTATGCTTCTCAGATATGGCGATTAGGTACATTTTCACCTTCTGTTTATGCAGCGATCGCGATCGCGCTATTAACTACTCTCAATATCATTGGTCTGCAACAGGGTAAATGGACACAAAACTTACTAACACTAGCGAAAGTCTTGGGTTTATTGCTAGTGGTGATATTGGGACTGACGGCAGTTTCTAATTCTACTGCTCCTGCCCCTGTAGAATCTGCATCATCAGGAACTTGGGGATTAGCAATGGTATTTGTACTGCTGTCTTACGGCGGCTGGAATGAAGCAGCATACATCTCAGCAGAAATCCAAAACAGACAACGTAATATGCTGCGATCGCTACTTTGGAGCATTGGCATTATTACTGGCATTTATTTGTTAATCAATCTGGCTTACCTACGCGGATTGGGATTAACCAATATGGCCAACTCCGAAGCCGTAGCCGCAGACTTAATGCGATCGCTTTGGGGTGAACCAGGAGCTTGGTTTATTAGCTTGCTGATTGCCATTTCTACTTTGGGAGCAATGAATGCCACAATTTTTACCGGAGCGCGTACCATTTATGCCTTAGGGCAAGATTTTTCTTTATTTAGTTTTATGGGACGCTGGCAGCAACGCCCTAGTACTCCTACCCATGCTCTGATGCTGCAAGGAGCGATCGCCCTAGCGCTTGTTTTCTTAGGTACGATTACCCGCAAAGGCTTTGAAACGATGGTAGACTACACCGCCCCCGTTTTTTGGTTTTTCTTTTTACTTTCGGGCATATCGCTACTAGTACTGCGAAAACGTGACCCCCACATCCTCCGCCCATTTCGTGTACCTTTTTATCCCATCACTCCGTTATTATTCTGTGCAGTTTGCGGCTACTTGCTTTACTCCAGCTTGGTTTATACAGGCGTGGGGGCTGTTGTAGGCGTTCTAGTTGTGGCAGCAGGTATACCCTTGCTGTTCTGGAATCGTTACCGCTCAAGGAAGAGGTGA
- a CDS encoding sensor histidine kinase, producing the protein MFNRSRRNLAHWFTLSMGSILVIFAGTLYYQETLQQLGVIDSLLYKKARIIAGNIQYKLYQGKKRAILKNVPLLGNNPPSPDSEIIYARWYDAEGKLKRFFGVPPQEQLSKTAEFQTIKTTYNSGSSTSKVIWLRQLTLPVQHQGKLIGYLQMAMPMTRAQESLNRFLLLLILTVLMALAATSLMGWFLGGLAMLPIRDSYEQLQRFTANASHELRAPLAAILSNAQVGLLAPGDQDAAKHLRLEKIVAVAKSMNTLIGNLLFLARRVGCLAPESLKQIDLSDLLKELIESQTTQTVAQHLNFNCDLLPQEIVVKADPELLYQAVMNLVSNACKYTPADGLVELRLFIDCHRAVIQVEDSGIGIPAADLPHIFERFYQVDKQRQSSVGGFGLGLAIAQQIVLAHGGNLSVKSKLGQGSMFQIELPL; encoded by the coding sequence ATGTTCAACCGTAGCCGCCGCAACTTGGCTCATTGGTTTACCCTTTCAATGGGTAGTATTTTAGTGATTTTCGCTGGAACACTCTACTATCAAGAAACGCTTCAGCAATTAGGAGTCATAGATTCACTACTTTATAAAAAAGCTAGGATAATTGCTGGCAACATCCAGTACAAACTGTATCAGGGTAAAAAACGCGCGATTCTCAAAAATGTACCCCTACTGGGCAACAATCCGCCATCACCAGATAGTGAAATTATTTATGCCCGTTGGTATGATGCTGAAGGTAAGCTGAAGCGATTCTTTGGTGTGCCTCCCCAAGAACAGTTAAGCAAGACGGCTGAATTTCAAACCATTAAAACTACATATAACTCAGGTTCATCAACATCAAAAGTTATTTGGCTGCGTCAACTCACTCTACCCGTGCAACATCAGGGTAAATTAATTGGTTATCTGCAAATGGCAATGCCTATGACTCGCGCCCAAGAGTCTCTCAATAGGTTTTTGCTGTTGTTGATATTGACAGTTTTAATGGCTTTGGCAGCTACGAGTCTCATGGGATGGTTCCTCGGAGGTTTAGCAATGCTACCAATTCGCGACAGCTATGAACAATTGCAACGCTTTACTGCTAACGCTTCCCATGAATTACGCGCCCCTCTAGCGGCAATACTCAGTAATGCTCAAGTGGGATTACTTGCTCCTGGCGATCAAGATGCTGCGAAGCATCTGCGTTTGGAAAAGATTGTTGCAGTTGCCAAATCGATGAATACTCTGATTGGAAATCTGCTATTTTTAGCGCGTCGGGTGGGATGTTTAGCTCCTGAATCTCTCAAACAAATTGACCTTAGTGATTTATTGAAGGAACTTATCGAGTCTCAAACTACTCAAACTGTAGCTCAACATTTAAATTTCAATTGTGATTTACTTCCACAGGAAATTGTGGTAAAGGCAGATCCCGAATTGCTTTATCAGGCAGTCATGAATCTTGTCAGCAATGCCTGTAAATATACTCCTGCTGATGGATTAGTTGAATTGCGTTTATTTATTGATTGCCATCGGGCAGTTATTCAAGTTGAAGATAGTGGTATTGGCATTCCCGCAGCAGATTTACCCCATATTTTTGAGCGATTTTATCAAGTAGACAAGCAGCGTCAAAGTTCTGTGGGTGGCTTTGGTTTAGGATTAGCGATCGCTCAACAAATTGTTTTAGCTCATGGCGGTAATCTCAGTGTTAAAAGCAAATTAGGTCAAGGATCTATGTTTCAAATCGAGTTGCCATTGTAG
- the rppA gene encoding two-component system response regulator RppA, translated as MRILLVEDDVAQLEPLQTALSQAGHIVDGVEDGAIAKWVICQRDYDLLILDWMLPEISGLDLCRQYRQAGKTAPVLMLTAKDTTLDKVTGLDAGADDYLVKPTDVFELLARVRALGRRSPLWQGETLQIADLQLHLSTLIVERGQATVELSAREFQLLEYLMRHPHQVLSRDQIEQALWEWGSEPESNATTTLVRRLRQRLQVVGAADWIETVYGIGYRINPEASKKLHP; from the coding sequence ATGCGAATACTTCTGGTAGAAGACGACGTAGCACAATTAGAACCCTTACAGACAGCATTGTCACAAGCTGGACATATCGTGGACGGTGTTGAAGATGGCGCGATCGCTAAGTGGGTAATTTGCCAAAGAGACTATGATTTATTGATTCTTGATTGGATGCTACCAGAAATTAGCGGTTTAGATTTGTGTCGTCAATATCGCCAAGCGGGAAAAACTGCACCTGTGTTAATGTTGACAGCAAAAGATACTACTCTTGACAAAGTTACAGGTTTAGATGCAGGAGCAGATGATTACCTTGTCAAGCCTACAGATGTGTTTGAATTATTAGCAAGGGTACGGGCATTAGGCAGGCGATCGCCCCTTTGGCAAGGTGAAACACTTCAGATTGCTGATTTACAATTACACCTTTCCACTTTAATAGTAGAACGAGGACAGGCAACAGTTGAATTATCTGCTCGTGAGTTTCAATTACTAGAGTACCTAATGCGCCATCCCCACCAAGTTTTAAGCCGTGACCAAATAGAACAAGCATTGTGGGAATGGGGAAGTGAACCAGAAAGTAACGCCACCACGACTTTAGTACGCCGACTGCGGCAACGTTTACAAGTAGTAGGTGCAGCAGATTGGATTGAAACTGTTTATGGTATCGGCTATAGAATTAACCCTGAAGCAAGTAAAAAACTCCATCCATAA